A single Phragmites australis chromosome 4, lpPhrAust1.1, whole genome shotgun sequence DNA region contains:
- the LOC133916329 gene encoding protein PMR5-like, with product MILPLCRKSAVLAVVLSSSVLLLHAFSLRASALPVGLARRHRRDATPGPAGCDVFSGSWVLDNDDGSAASAYTGYNCPMIDTEFNCQLYGRPDSKYLRYRWKPAGCELPRFDGAGFLTRMKGKTVMFVGDSLGRNQWESLICLLHAAAPQSPAQLVSADPLYTYKFLEYEVTLSFYRAPYLVDIDVVQGKRVLMLDDVSENAEAWRDADVLSFNSGHWWTHTGTLQGWDYMGESGRYYEDMERMVAFQRGLTTWANWVDLNVDPAKTRVFFQSVSPTHYSSKEWPKPVSKNCYGETAPVAGLNSTSSQASGQDQVIQAVLRGMKSPVRLLDITTLSALRKDAHPSVYSGDFSPAQRANPGAGSVDCSHWCLPGLPDTWNQLFYTLLFYK from the exons ATGATACTGCCCTTGTGCAGGAAGAGTGCCGTCCTCGCCGTTGTGTTGTCTTCCTCCGTCCTCCTGCTGCACGCCTTCTCGCTGCGCGCCTCGGCGCTCCCCGTCGGGCTAGCGCGGCGCCACCGGCGTGACGCCACGCCCGGCCCGGCGGGTTGCGACGTCTTCAGCGGGAGCTGGGTCCTCGACAACGACGACGGCTCGGCGGCGTCAGCGTACACAGGGTACAACTGCCCGATGATCGACACGGAGTTCAACTGCCAGCTCTACGGCCGGCCGGACTCCAAGTACCTCCGGTACAGGTGGAAGCCGGCGGGCTGCGAGCTCCCGAG GTTTGATGGAGCGGGCTTCTTGACGCGGATGAAGGGGAAGACGGTGATGTTCGTGGGGGACTCGCTGGGCCGCAACCAGTGGGAGTCGCTCATCTGCCTGCTCCACGCCGCCGCGCCACAGTCGCCGGCGCAGCTCGTCTCCGCGGACCCTCTCTACACCTACAAGTTCCTg GAGTACGAGGTGACGTTATCCTTTTACCGCGCGCCGTACCTGGTGGACATCGACGTGGTCCAGGGGAAACGGGTCCTGATGCTCGACGACGTCTCCGAGAACGCCGAGGCGTGGCGCGACGCCGACGTGCTCTCCTTCAACTCCGGCCACTGGTGGACGCACACCGGCACACTGCAGGG GTGGGATTACATGGGGGAGTCTGGGCGATACTACGAGGACATGGAGCGGATGGTGGCGTTCCAGCGCGGCCTCACCACCTGGGCCAACTGGGTGGACCTCAACGTCGATCCAGCCAAGACCCGTGTCTTCTTCCAGTCCGTGTCGCCCACACACTACAG CTCGAAGGAGTGGCCCAAGCCGGTGTCCAAGAACTGCTACGGCGAAACGGCCCCGGTGGCTGGGCTCAACTCGACCTCCAGCCAGGCCTCCGGCCAGGACCAGGTGATCCAGGCCGTGCTGCGGGGCATGAAGAGCCCCGTCCGTCTCCTCGACATCACGACGCTGTCGGCGCTGCGCAAGGACGCGCACCCGTCGGTGTACAGCGGTGACTTCTCGCCGGCGCAGCGCGCCAACCCCGGCGCCGGGTCGGTGGACTGCAGCCACTGGTGCCTCCCCGGCCTCCCGGACACCTGGAACCAGCTCTTCTACACCCTCCTCTTCTACAAATAG
- the LOC133914374 gene encoding phosphoinositide phosphatase SAC8-like: MWRRGANLEGATANFVETEQLVEDEGLTSSFIQVPGSIPLLWEQIVDLSYKLRLSIIEHEGTPKVVQRHFFDLSQRYGDTVVIDLTDKRGDEGNLSNAFAAEMDKIPGVRYVHFDFHHVCRGGNFDNLQALYIQNEGVIQKQGYFLMNSKREILLEQIGVVRSNCTHSFLARKSLDSQLLRMGALSSSESISLSENINDTLKKLWVEHGDELSLEYAGSYALKRDLVRYGRQTLPGLIKDGTSALSRYYLNNFHDGMRQDALDLISDYYTVSQGRPFQIGGFESASYLPVASATIVGGITATTFTLSQVERNAQYFISIICAGLTAGVVALVKANEKQFCSRPRLCSLI; the protein is encoded by the exons ATGTGGAGAAGGGGTGCAAATCTTGAAGGTGCCACAGCAAATTTTGTAGAAACAGAACAGTTGGTTGAGGACGAAGGTCTCACATCCTCATTTATACAG GTTCCAGGCTCCATTCCACTTCTCTGGGAGCAAATAGTGGATTTGAGCTATAAACTACGGCTCAGCATTATTGAACATGAAGGAACT CCGAAAGTTGTTCAACGCCACTTTTTTGATCTTTCACAACGATATGGCGATACAGTTGTTATTGATTTGACTGATAAA CGAGGTGATGAAGGAAATTTAAGCAATGCATTTGCTGCTGAAATGGACAAAATTCCTGGTGTCAG GTATGTGCATTTTGATTTCCATCATGTTTGTCGTGGAGGGAACTTTGATAATTTGCAAGCCCTCTACATTCAAAATGAGGGAGTTATTCAGAAACAAGG ATATTTTCTTATGAACTCCAAACGAGAGATTTTGTTGGAGCAAATCGGTGTAGTTAGGTCCAATTGCACACAT AGTTTCCTTGCAAGAAAATCATTGGATTCACAGTTGCTGCGGATGGGAGCATTATCATCATCTGAAAGCATTTCTCTCTCTGAAAACATTAATGatacattaaaaaaat TATGGGTTGAGCACGGTGATGAGCTAAGCTTGGAGTATGCTGGTTCTTATGCTTTGAAAAGGGATCTAGTGAG ATACGGAAGGCAGACATTACCTGGATTAATTAAAGATGGTACGAGTGCTCTTTCACGATATTATTTGAATAATTTTCATGACGGAATGAGACAG GATGCTCTAGACCTTATTAGCGATTATTATACAGTCAGCCAAGGCAGACCTTTTCAAATTGGTGGATTTGAATCTGCTTCG TACCTTCCTGTGGCTTCAGCAACCATTGTTGGAGGGATTACTGCAACAACTTTCACTCTTAGCCAAG TAGAACGGAACGCACaatacttcatctccattatCTGTGCGGGCTTGACAGCTGGAGTAGTAGCCTTGGTGAAAGCCAATGAAAAACAGTTTTGCTCTAGGCCCCGTTTGTGTAGTCTGATCTAA
- the LOC133916330 gene encoding omega-3 fatty acid desaturase, chloroplastic-like has protein sequence MARLMLSECCGLAPLRLRGAIAAPAPPSLAAVPRRPAAAAIHREWALRVSAPTRLVSAVEEDKRSSPQGEEKEVVAANGAEGDFDPGVPPPFGLAEIRAAIPKHCWVKDPWRSMSYVLRDVVVVLGLAAAAARLDSWLVWPLYWAAQGTMFWALFVLGHDCGHGSFSNNSKLNSVVGHILHSSILVPYHGWRISHRTHHQNHGHVEKDESWHPLPERLYNSLDFMTRKLRFTMPFPLLAFPLYLFARSPGKSGSHFNPSSDLFQPNEKKDIVTSTASWLAMVGILAGLTFVMGPLQMLKLYAIPYLVFVMWLDMVTYLHHHGHEDKLPWYRGKEWSYLRGGLTTLDRDYGLINNIHHDIGTHVIHHLFPQIPHYHLIEATEAAKPVLGKYYKEPKKSGPLPFHLFRVLAQSLKQDHYVSDTGDVVYYQTDSKTNTSAQNSD, from the exons ATGGCTCGGCTCATGCTCTCCGAGTGCTGCGGCCTTGCGCCGCTCCGCCTTCGCGGCGCCATTGCGGCGCCGGCTCCCCCCTCGCTCGCCGCGGTGCCGCGCaggcccgcggcggcggccatccACCGCGAGTGGGCGCTCCGCGTCTCCGCGCCCACCCGCCTCGTCTCCGCCGTTGAGGAGGACAAGAGGAGCTCCCCCCagggagaggagaaggaggtggtggcggccaACGGCGCCGAGGGTGACTTCGATCCCGGGGTGCCGCCGCCGTTCGGGCTCGCGGAGATCCGCGCGGCCATACCCAAGCACTGCTGGGTCAAGGACCCCTGGCGCTCCATGAGCTACGTGCTGCGCGACGTTGTCGTCGTGCTGGGcctcgccgcagccgccgcgcgCCTGGACAGCTGGCTCGTCTGGCCGCTTTACTGGGCCGCGCAGGGCACCATGTTCTGGGCGCTCTTCGTTCTCGGGCACGACTG TGGACATGGGAGCTTCTCAAACAACTCCAAGCTGAACAGCGTGGTCGGCCACATACTCCACTCCTCCATTCTTGTCCCATACCACGGATG GAGGATTAGCCACAGGACGCATCATCAGAACCACGGCCACGTCGAGAAGGACGAGTCCTGGCACCCG CTACCAGAGAGGCTGTACAACAGCCTGGACTTTATGACCCGGAAATTGCGGTTCACCATGCCGTTCCCCTTGCTCGCATTCCCGTTATACTTG TTCGCAAGGAGTCCAGGAAAGTCAGGATCACATTTCAACCCGAGCAGTGATCTGTTCCAACCTAATGAAAAGAAGGACATAGTAACATCAACAGCATCCTGGCTGGCCATGGTTGGTATTCTAGCTGGTCTGACCTTTGTGATGGGGCCTCTTCAGATGCTAAAGCTCTATGCCATCCCATACTTG GTATTCGTTATGTGGCTGGATATGGTCACATACTTGCACCATCATGGCCACGAAGACAAGCTTCCCTGGTACCGTGGAAAG GAATGGAGTTATCTGCGTGGAGGACTGACGACGCTCGATCGGGACTATGGATTGATCAACAATATACATCATGACATTGGAACTCATGTCATCCATCATCTTTTCCCTCAAATCCCGCATTACCATCTCATTGAGGCG ACTGAGGCAGCAAAACCTGTGCTTGGCAAGTACTACAAAGAGCCAAAGAAGTCAGGTCCTCTCCCATTCCACCTATTTAGGGTGCTAGCACAAAGCTTAAAGCAAGACCACTATGTTAGCGATACCGGAGATGTTGTCTACTACCAAACTGACTCGAAAACGAACACCTCTGCACAAAATTCTGATTGA